CACACCGTACGCTCGCGACGCCCGCTGCCGGTGGCGCAGGCGGCCCGGGTGGGCGTCTGCCTCCTCGCGGCCCTGACGGTCGCGCACGAGGCCGGGATCGTGCACGGGCGCGTCGAGCCGGGCAACGTCCTGCTCATCCCGACCGGTCGCGCGGTGCTGACCGGCTTCGGCTTCCCCAGCCTCAGCATGCTGCCCTCCGCCGACCTGTGGTCCCTGGCCGCCACGCTGCACTTCGCGGTGGAGGGCCGCCCGCCGGGACAGGTGCCCGCGGAGGGCGCGGACCCGCTCAGATCCCTGGTCAGAGCCATGCTCCACCCGTCGGGCCCGCCGCCGCTCGACGTGATACGCGAGACCCTGCACCTCGTGGCCGTGGACCGCCCGCTGGACGTGATGATCGCGACGGCCGGCCCGCTGCCGGTCCCCGAGGTGGCCGCGATCGGGCTCTCCCTGATCGACCAGCTCCAGGCGGCGGACACGTTCCACGGCGGGGTGCAGCCGGGCAACGTCCTCATCGACGCCCAGGGCCGGGCGCGGCTGATCCCGCTGCTGAGGTCCGGAACCCTGCCGGCCTACACGGCCCCTGAAGCCGCTCCCACCATGGCCGCCGACCTGTGGTCACTGGGCGCCACGCTCTTCACCGCCGTCGAGGGCGTGCCGCCCGCGCCCGGCGCGCCGCTGGCCAGGGCCGGTGCGCTCGCTCCCGTCCTGTTCCGCCTGCTGTCCGGCGATCCGTTGGAACGTCCCACTCCGGACGAGCTCCGCCACGACCTCGAGTCGGTACGGCAGCCGCGTAAAGATTGAGATACATCGCGAGCGGAACCAAGACGAGGGGTTCACTCGTTGGTCAGGCGACGCAGAATGTGGGAGAGGCGGGGCGTGCGCTCCGTGTTCGGAGGAAGTTGAGTATGTCGCCAGTCCAGAAGTACGCCATCGGCGCAGGCGCCGCGGTCCTGCTCTCGCTGATCTTCTTCGGGGCCGGATGGGTCACCCTGCTGGTCATCCTCGGTGTGGTCGCCGCCCCGGTGGTCGGCTACCTGATGCTCGACCCGTCGCAGCGCGAGCGGCTCAAGAGGGCCCGCAGGCGCGGCATCGGCCGCTGAGCCCCGGCGGCGGGGGCCTCGCCGGGCTCCCGCCGCGCTCAGGCCTCCGCGGTCGCCGCCTCCTGAGCCCCCAGCACGCGCTGGGTCACCTTGCGCTCGACATAGAACGACAGGAACGGCACCGTGCCCCCGACCATGACGCCGAGCATGTACGGCCACGACCAGCGCGCCTTCATGCCCAGGTTCATGACCGTGACCAGGTAGATCATGTAGAGCCCGCCGTGGATGGGGGCGACGACCTTCGACATCGCCGGGTTGTCGAAGCCGTAACGGATCACCATGGCCACGCAGAGCACGAGCAGCATGACGCCCACCACGTACGCGAGCACCCGGAAGGGCTTCAGAGCCGATTCCACGATTAACCTTCCAGAGCCATCTCAGGGGACTTTGCACGGTCCCGATCGTTTCGTACGGCGTCGCGTACGAAGTGGAACCACATGAACACGGCGAACCCGGCGAAGATCCACCAGTTGGCGGCATACGCCAGGTTACGCCAGGTCAGCGTGCCACCCACCACCGGCGGCTGGACCTTGACCTGCGCCAACGAGCCCGACGGCGGCTGCGCCACGACATAGCCGGTGCGCACCTTCTGACCGCTCCACAAGTTGACCAGCTCACCCGTGGACACCGTCTGCACCTGGCCGGCGGGCAGCCCTTCCGCGCGCCGCTGCACGCTGTCGGTGCCCTGCTGCGGCCGCAGCCGTCCGGGCACCGTGACCCGGCCCTGCGGCACCGCGGCGACCGCCGGGTC
The nucleotide sequence above comes from Nonomuraea helvata. Encoded proteins:
- a CDS encoding DUF3817 domain-containing protein, producing the protein MESALKPFRVLAYVVGVMLLVLCVAMVIRYGFDNPAMSKVVAPIHGGLYMIYLVTVMNLGMKARWSWPYMLGVMVGGTVPFLSFYVERKVTQRVLGAQEAATAEA
- a CDS encoding protein kinase domain-containing protein, translating into MGETRKLAGRYRLLNHLGTGSVRLAFDESEHRDVAVRELRVPTELRDVALQEARRASGLRHASIVRVLDVVIEDRTPWLVMEFVSGASLEHTVRSRRPLPVAQAARVGVCLLAALTVAHEAGIVHGRVEPGNVLLIPTGRAVLTGFGFPSLSMLPSADLWSLAATLHFAVEGRPPGQVPAEGADPLRSLVRAMLHPSGPPPLDVIRETLHLVAVDRPLDVMIATAGPLPVPEVAAIGLSLIDQLQAADTFHGGVQPGNVLIDAQGRARLIPLLRSGTLPAYTAPEAAPTMAADLWSLGATLFTAVEGVPPAPGAPLARAGALAPVLFRLLSGDPLERPTPDELRHDLESVRQPRKD
- a CDS encoding SURF1 family protein gives rise to the protein MLRTLLSPRVMVLHLLTAVVLVAFILLGRWQLGVFQDSGRPHASTDPGPVAVGTLAQVGPQLSGEVVGRRVTAEGVYEPDRQLLIADRRADVDAPGGNVSRDRGYWVLTPLRLDDGTLMPVVRGWTAKADDPAVAAVPQGRVTVPGRLRPQQGTDSVQRRAEGLPAGQVQTVSTGELVNLWSGQKVRTGYVVAQPPSGSLAQVKVQPPVVGGTLTWRNLAYAANWWIFAGFAVFMWFHFVRDAVRNDRDRAKSPEMALEG